A portion of the Streptococcus sp. Marseille-Q6470 genome contains these proteins:
- a CDS encoding alpha-L-fucosidase: protein MKRYFFERSRIFSIRKLTVGVASVAVGLAFFASGNVAANEVVTEPKLEVEGQAKEVIDVDKEKVETVKETKEVATPVKEDVAEQVAPATEKATEETKTTEEAGDLLPAEIPDRAYPDTPVKKLDTSAIVSEKDSPKVETKSILKAEESNATEVEKDNRAIINGGQDLKHINYEGQPATSATMIYTIFSSPLADGGTQRYLNSGSGIFVAPNIMLTVAHNFLKKDAETNAGHILGGDTAKFYYNVGSNTPKERSLPTSGKDILFKEKDIHFWNKEKFGEGYKNDLALVVAPIPLQIASPNKAATFTPLAEYREYKAGEPVSTIGYPTDSSSPELKEPIVPGQLYKADGVVKGTEKYDDKGTVGVTYRLTSVSGLSGGGIINGDGKVIGIHQRGTVDNMNIAEKDRFGGGLVLSPEQLAWVKEIIDKYGVKEGWYQGDNDNRYYFDSKGQLLRNTTAVIGGNKYAFDNSGLATLVEGVDYGRVVIEHVDQNDNLVKENDTFVDRAEVGAQFNYNYKSEIEKTDFYKKNKEKYEIVSIGDSPVNKQLKDPWDEDHSVVSKTPAGTRVIKVVYKVNKGSFEVHYRLKDSDKELATADVDNNEGKEYDVSFVHRFQAKEIEGYRPVNASQEATIKHKGVNEVIFEYEKIEDPKPATPVTPVADPKDEETEIAAYGPLPSKAQLDYHKEELAAFIHYGMNTYTNSEWGNGRENPQNFNPTNLDTDQWIKTLKDAGFKRTIMVVKHHDGFVIYPSQYTKHTVAASPWKNGKGDLLEEISKSATKYDMNMGVYLSPWDANNPNYHVNTEKEYNEYYLNQLKEILGNPKYGNNGKFIEVWMDGARGSGAQKVTYTFDKWFEYIKKAEGDIAIFSAQPTSVRWIGNERGIAGDPVWHKVKKAKITDDVKNDYLNHGDPEGDMYSVGEADVSIRSGWFYHDNQQPKSIKDLMDIYFKSVGRGTPLLLNIPPNKEGRFADADVARLKEFRATLDQMYATDFAKGATVTASSTRKNHLYQASHLTDGKDDTSWAPANDAKTGEFTVDLGQKRRFDVVELKEDIAKGQRISGFKVEVELNGRWVPYGEGSTVGYRRLIQGQPVEAQKIRVTITGAQATPILTNFSVYKTPSSIEKTDGYPLGLDYHSNTTADKENTTWYDESEGIRGTSMWTNQKDASVTYRFTGTKAYVVSTVDPNHGEMSVYVDGQKVADVQTNNASRKRSQMVYETDDLAPGEHTIKLVNKTGKAIATEGIYTLNNAGKGMFELKETTYEVQKGQPVTVTIKRVGGSKGAATVHVVTEPGTGVHGKVYKDTTADLTFQDGETEKTITIPTIDFTEQADSIFDFKVKMTSVSDNALLGFASEATIRVMKAELLQKDQTIYDDQATQLDYSPGWNHETNSSGKYQNTESWASFGRLNDEQKKNASVTAYFYGTGLEIKGFVDPGHGIYKVTLDGKELEYQDGLGNASEYNGKKYFSGTATTRQGDQTLVRLTGLEEGWHAVTLQLDPKLNDTSRNIGIQVDQFITHGEDSALYTKAELIQAMKSWKDELVKFDQTSLKNTPEARQAFKSNLDKLSEQLSASDADAQEVLKTATALQTILDKEGNYGADDTPTPDQPEEPNYDKAMASLTEAIERKTAELGDDKEAKKKLVALTEQALATIQEAKTQDAVDKALQAALASINSLQATPKEEPTPEEPAKPEEPNYDKAMASLAEAIQNKSKELGNDKEAKKKLVELSEQALTAIETAKTQDAVDKALQVALASINSLQATPKEEPTPEEPAKPEEPNYDKAMASLAEAIQNKSKELGNDKEAKKKLVELSEQALTAIEAAKTQDAVDKALQAALTSINQLQATPKEEPAQPEEPAKPEEPSKPEESKIDYHKAIADLTEAIEKKATELADDVPAQEKLVELGEQALAAIQEAKTQDAVEKALQDALVSINKLQATPKEEPAPEEPTQPEEPAKPEEPTQPEEPSKPEEPAKPEEPSKPVEPKLDYDKAMASLSEAIKSKTAELGDDKEAKKKLVELAEQALAAIEEAKTQDAVDKALQDALASINNLQATPKEEPAPEEPARPEEPSKPEEEVEHSNLPTEGVKELSVTQPSLEVTTEPISFNTIRRENSLLPKGKEQVISEGKEGQVTTYVEVDGSDRKVVKVEREEAQDRILEVGTQEGTAVPTEGVMNLDFNLPNLKVEKEPIAFKTVRRENADLAKGKEQVVSEGKDGQVTTYVEVDGDNRKVLKVEREEAQDRIVEVGTKEESPSTDSTLKVLKDSSTNLKLIAREGDLNGGSVLEVDKVANQVLEGRRFDAYQIQLKNEKGELVQLKGAALVQVAVASDVANVYAMNANQELQEVKFEQKGSSLEFVAPHLGVYAVVYKDAPQSDAPTNVETPAPQPMGEDKLEAKGTVADSASKQLPATGEEVSSALLPALTLVSGMMLFFFKKEMKD, encoded by the coding sequence ATGAAACGGTATTTTTTTGAAAGAAGTCGAATATTCAGTATTCGGAAACTAACGGTTGGTGTAGCCTCTGTGGCAGTTGGACTAGCTTTTTTTGCATCTGGAAATGTTGCTGCTAACGAAGTTGTGACAGAGCCAAAACTAGAAGTGGAAGGTCAAGCAAAAGAAGTAATCGATGTTGATAAAGAAAAAGTAGAGACAGTTAAGGAAACTAAAGAAGTAGCGACTCCTGTTAAAGAAGATGTAGCTGAACAAGTAGCTCCTGCTACAGAAAAAGCAACAGAAGAAACTAAAACTACTGAAGAAGCTGGCGATTTACTTCCGGCAGAGATTCCTGACCGTGCTTATCCTGATACACCAGTGAAAAAATTGGATACTTCAGCTATTGTATCAGAAAAGGATAGCCCCAAAGTAGAAACGAAGAGTATTTTAAAAGCTGAAGAATCAAATGCAACTGAAGTTGAGAAAGATAATAGAGCTATTATCAATGGTGGTCAAGACCTTAAGCATATCAATTATGAGGGTCAACCTGCTACATCAGCTACCATGATTTACACAATTTTCAGCTCACCTCTAGCAGACGGTGGAACTCAGCGTTACCTCAATTCAGGTTCTGGTATCTTTGTAGCTCCAAATATCATGTTGACAGTGGCTCATAATTTCTTGAAGAAGGATGCCGAAACCAATGCTGGTCATATCTTAGGTGGTGATACCGCTAAGTTCTACTACAATGTCGGCTCTAATACTCCAAAAGAAAGATCTTTACCAACTTCAGGAAAGGATATTTTGTTTAAGGAAAAAGATATTCATTTTTGGAATAAAGAAAAGTTTGGTGAAGGTTACAAGAATGACCTAGCCTTGGTTGTAGCCCCTATTCCACTTCAGATTGCAAGCCCAAATAAGGCTGCAACCTTTACTCCTTTAGCAGAGTATCGAGAGTATAAAGCAGGGGAACCTGTTAGTACGATTGGCTATCCTACAGACTCAAGCTCACCAGAATTGAAGGAACCAATTGTACCTGGCCAATTGTATAAGGCTGACGGTGTTGTTAAAGGTACTGAAAAATATGATGATAAGGGAACTGTTGGAGTTACTTATCGTTTGACTTCTGTATCAGGTCTTTCTGGTGGTGGTATCATCAATGGGGATGGCAAAGTTATCGGAATCCACCAACGTGGGACTGTTGACAATATGAACATTGCTGAAAAAGACCGCTTCGGTGGAGGTCTTGTCTTGTCTCCAGAACAACTGGCATGGGTCAAAGAAATCATTGACAAGTACGGTGTCAAAGAAGGCTGGTACCAAGGTGATAACGATAATCGCTATTACTTTGATTCGAAGGGACAATTGCTCAGAAATACAACAGCTGTCATTGGCGGAAACAAGTATGCCTTTGACAACAGTGGTCTAGCAACCTTAGTTGAAGGCGTTGATTATGGCCGAGTAGTTATCGAACATGTGGACCAAAATGATAACCTAGTCAAAGAAAACGATACGTTTGTAGACAGGGCAGAAGTTGGAGCACAATTCAATTATAACTACAAATCGGAAATTGAAAAAACAGATTTCTACAAGAAGAATAAAGAAAAATATGAGATCGTTTCAATTGGAGATTCTCCAGTCAATAAACAACTGAAAGACCCTTGGGATGAGGATCATAGTGTTGTAAGCAAGACTCCTGCAGGGACTCGTGTCATCAAGGTGGTTTATAAAGTGAATAAAGGTTCTTTTGAAGTTCACTATCGCTTGAAAGACTCTGATAAAGAGTTGGCAACTGCAGATGTGGACAATAATGAAGGTAAGGAATACGATGTTTCCTTTGTTCATAGATTCCAAGCCAAAGAAATTGAAGGCTATCGTCCAGTAAATGCGAGCCAAGAAGCGACTATCAAGCATAAAGGGGTGAATGAAGTTATTTTTGAATACGAAAAGATTGAAGATCCAAAACCAGCGACTCCTGTAACTCCAGTAGCTGATCCAAAAGATGAAGAAACAGAAATTGCTGCTTACGGTCCACTGCCTAGCAAGGCTCAATTGGATTATCACAAGGAAGAATTAGCTGCCTTCATCCACTATGGTATGAATACCTATACTAACTCTGAGTGGGGGAACGGTAGAGAAAATCCTCAAAACTTTAACCCGACGAACCTTGATACAGACCAGTGGATTAAGACATTGAAGGACGCTGGATTCAAACGAACAATCATGGTTGTGAAACACCATGACGGATTTGTCATCTATCCTTCTCAATATACAAAACATACCGTAGCTGCTAGTCCATGGAAAAATGGTAAGGGTGACCTTCTTGAAGAAATCTCAAAATCAGCAACTAAGTATGACATGAATATGGGTGTGTACCTATCACCATGGGATGCAAATAATCCAAACTATCACGTGAATACTGAAAAAGAGTACAACGAATACTACCTTAACCAACTCAAGGAAATCCTTGGCAATCCTAAATACGGAAATAATGGTAAATTCATCGAAGTATGGATGGACGGTGCGCGTGGTAGCGGAGCTCAAAAAGTAACCTATACCTTTGACAAGTGGTTCGAGTACATCAAGAAAGCTGAAGGGGATATCGCTATCTTCTCTGCTCAACCGACAAGCGTCCGTTGGATTGGTAATGAACGTGGAATCGCTGGAGATCCAGTTTGGCATAAAGTCAAGAAAGCTAAAATCACCGACGATGTGAAGAATGATTATCTCAATCATGGGGATCCAGAAGGAGATATGTACTCAGTCGGTGAAGCAGACGTTTCTATCCGTTCAGGTTGGTTCTACCATGATAATCAACAACCAAAATCAATCAAAGATTTGATGGATATTTACTTCAAGTCTGTTGGTCGTGGAACGCCACTTCTACTCAATATTCCACCAAATAAAGAAGGTAGATTCGCAGATGCAGATGTCGCCCGCTTGAAAGAATTCCGAGCAACCTTGGATCAAATGTATGCGACTGATTTCGCTAAGGGTGCAACAGTTACTGCAAGCTCTACTCGTAAGAATCACTTGTATCAAGCAAGCCACCTAACAGATGGTAAGGATGATACCAGCTGGGCACCAGCAAATGATGCTAAAACGGGTGAATTTACTGTCGATCTTGGTCAAAAGAGACGCTTTGACGTAGTCGAACTCAAAGAAGATATCGCTAAAGGTCAACGTATCTCTGGCTTCAAGGTTGAAGTTGAGCTCAATGGACGTTGGGTACCATACGGGGAAGGGTCAACTGTTGGTTATCGTCGCCTTATCCAAGGTCAACCAGTAGAAGCACAAAAGATTCGCGTGACCATTACTGGTGCACAAGCGACACCTATTTTGACAAACTTCTCTGTTTATAAGACACCAAGCAGTATTGAGAAAACAGACGGCTACCCTCTAGGATTGGATTACCATTCAAATACAACAGCTGATAAAGAAAATACAACTTGGTATGACGAATCTGAAGGTATCCGCGGAACATCTATGTGGACAAACCAAAAAGATGCTAGCGTCACCTACCGTTTCACTGGAACAAAAGCATATGTAGTATCTACAGTGGATCCAAACCACGGTGAAATGTCAGTTTACGTAGATGGTCAGAAGGTTGCAGACGTGCAAACCAATAATGCATCTCGTAAACGTAGCCAGATGGTTTATGAAACAGATGATTTGGCTCCAGGTGAACATACCATCAAACTCGTTAACAAAACTGGCAAAGCTATTGCAACTGAAGGTATCTACACGCTCAATAATGCTGGTAAAGGTATGTTTGAGTTGAAAGAAACAACCTATGAAGTTCAAAAAGGCCAACCAGTTACTGTAACTATCAAACGTGTTGGTGGTAGCAAAGGAGCTGCAACAGTTCATGTTGTAACAGAGCCAGGAACAGGGGTTCACGGTAAAGTTTACAAGGATACAACCGCTGACCTGACTTTCCAAGACGGTGAAACTGAGAAAACAATCACGATTCCAACAATCGACTTTACAGAGCAAGCTGATTCAATCTTTGACTTCAAAGTGAAAATGACTAGCGTTTCTGACAATGCCCTTCTTGGTTTTGCTTCAGAAGCTACGATTCGAGTGATGAAGGCAGAATTACTCCAAAAAGACCAGACAATCTATGACGATCAAGCAACTCAGCTTGACTATAGCCCAGGTTGGAACCATGAAACCAATTCTTCAGGTAAATACCAAAACACTGAGTCTTGGGCATCATTCGGTCGATTGAATGACGAGCAAAAGAAAAATGCTAGTGTAACAGCCTACTTCTACGGAACAGGTCTTGAAATCAAAGGTTTTGTTGATCCTGGGCATGGTATCTACAAGGTTACTCTAGATGGTAAAGAACTTGAGTATCAAGATGGCTTAGGGAATGCGTCTGAATACAATGGTAAGAAATACTTCAGTGGTACAGCTACTACACGTCAAGGCGATCAGACTCTCGTTCGTTTGACTGGGCTAGAAGAAGGTTGGCATGCTGTGACCTTGCAATTGGATCCAAAACTAAATGATACCTCTAGAAATATTGGTATCCAAGTTGACCAGTTCATCACTCATGGTGAAGATAGTGCTCTTTATACCAAAGCAGAGTTAATCCAAGCCATGAAGAGCTGGAAGGATGAGTTGGTTAAGTTTGACCAGACAAGCTTGAAGAATACTCCAGAGGCACGTCAAGCCTTTAAGTCAAACTTGGACAAATTATCTGAGCAACTTTCAGCAAGTGATGCCGATGCACAAGAAGTTCTGAAAACAGCAACAGCTTTGCAAACGATCCTTGATAAGGAGGGAAATTACGGTGCAGATGATACGCCAACACCAGATCAGCCAGAAGAACCAAACTATGACAAGGCTATGGCAAGTCTGACCGAAGCGATTGAAAGAAAAACAGCTGAACTCGGTGATGACAAGGAAGCTAAGAAGAAGCTAGTCGCACTAACAGAGCAAGCCTTGGCAACCATCCAAGAAGCTAAGACTCAGGATGCAGTAGATAAGGCCTTGCAAGCAGCTTTGGCATCTATCAACAGTCTTCAGGCGACTCCGAAAGAGGAGCCAACTCCAGAAGAACCTGCAAAACCAGAAGAACCAAACTACGACAAGGCTATGGCAAGTTTGGCAGAGGCTATTCAAAACAAGAGCAAGGAACTCGGAAACGATAAAGAAGCTAAGAAGAAACTAGTTGAGTTGTCAGAACAAGCTCTTACTGCTATTGAAACAGCCAAGACTCAGGATGCAGTAGATAAAGCTTTGCAAGTAGCTTTAGCATCTATCAACAGTCTTCAAGCGACACCAAAAGAAGAGCCAACTCCAGAAGAACCTGCAAAACCAGAAGAACCAAACTACGACAAGGCTATGGCAAGTTTGGCAGAGGCTATTCAAAACAAGAGCAAGGAACTCGGAAACGATAAAGAAGCTAAGAAGAAACTAGTTGAGTTGTCAGAACAAGCTCTTACTGCTATTGAAGCAGCCAAGACTCAGGATGCAGTAGATAAAGCTTTGCAAGCAGCTCTAACATCTATCAATCAGCTTCAAGCGACTCCGAAAGAGGAGCCAGCTCAACCAGAGGAGCCAGCCAAACCAGAGGAGCCAAGCAAACCAGAAGAGTCTAAGATTGACTACCATAAGGCGATTGCAGATTTGACTGAAGCTATCGAGAAAAAAGCAACAGAACTTGCCGATGATGTACCTGCTCAGGAAAAACTCGTTGAACTTGGAGAACAAGCTCTTGCGGCTATCCAAGAAGCTAAGACTCAAGATGCTGTTGAAAAAGCCTTGCAAGACGCGTTGGTATCCATCAATAAGCTTCAAGCAACTCCAAAAGAGGAGCCAGCTCCAGAAGAACCAACACAACCAGAGGAACCAGCAAAACCAGAGGAGCCAACACAACCAGAGGAGCCAAGCAAGCCAGAAGAACCTGCAAAACCAGAAGAACCAAGCAAACCAGTAGAGCCTAAGCTTGACTACGATAAAGCTATGGCAAGCTTGTCCGAAGCCATTAAAAGTAAAACAGCTGAGTTGGGTGATGACAAGGAAGCTAAGAAGAAACTAGTTGAACTAGCAGAACAAGCCTTAGCTGCTATCGAAGAAGCCAAAACTCAGGATGCAGTAGATAAGGCCTTGCAAGACGCTTTGGCATCTATCAACAATCTTCAGGCGACACCAAAAGAGGAACCAGCTCCAGAAGAGCCTGCGAGACCAGAGGAGCCAAGTAAGCCAGAAGAAGAAGTGGAACACTCAAATCTTCCAACTGAAGGTGTTAAAGAATTGAGTGTAACTCAACCAAGCCTTGAAGTAACGACAGAGCCAATTTCCTTCAATACGATTCGTCGTGAAAATTCTCTCCTACCTAAAGGTAAGGAACAAGTCATTTCTGAAGGAAAAGAAGGTCAAGTAACGACCTATGTAGAAGTTGATGGTAGCGATCGTAAGGTTGTCAAAGTAGAACGTGAAGAAGCTCAAGATCGCATCCTTGAAGTTGGTACGCAAGAAGGAACTGCTGTGCCAACAGAAGGCGTTATGAATTTGGACTTTAATCTACCAAATCTAAAAGTAGAGAAAGAACCAATCGCCTTCAAGACTGTTCGCCGTGAGAATGCTGATTTAGCTAAAGGTAAGGAACAAGTTGTTTCTGAAGGAAAAGACGGACAAGTAACGACTTATGTAGAAGTCGATGGTGACAACCGTAAGGTTCTTAAGGTTGAACGTGAGGAAGCCCAAGACCGCATCGTCGAAGTTGGAACCAAGGAAGAAAGTCCATCAACTGATAGCACATTGAAGGTCTTGAAAGATTCATCAACAAACTTGAAACTGATTGCTCGAGAAGGGGACCTCAATGGTGGTTCTGTTCTAGAGGTCGATAAGGTTGCTAACCAGGTCTTGGAAGGTCGCCGTTTCGATGCTTATCAAATTCAATTGAAGAATGAGAAAGGAGAACTTGTTCAATTGAAAGGTGCAGCCCTTGTTCAAGTTGCTGTGGCGTCTGATGTAGCCAATGTCTATGCTATGAATGCAAATCAAGAATTGCAGGAAGTGAAGTTTGAACAAAAAGGTTCATCCCTTGAATTTGTAGCTCCACATTTAGGTGTCTATGCAGTAGTGTACAAAGATGCACCTCAATCAGATGCACCAACAAATGTAGAAACTCCTGCACCACAACCAATGGGAGAAGACAAGCTAGAGGCGAAGGGAACTGTAGCAGATTCTGCTAGCAAACAGTTACCGGCAACAGGAGAAGAAGTCAGTTCAGCTCTCTTGCCTGCCCTCACTCTAGTTTCAGGAATGATGCTATTCTTCTTCAAAAAAGAGATGAAGGATTAG
- a CDS encoding MurR/RpiR family transcriptional regulator codes for MNKQDISTIIDLHFEEMTDLEQEIARYFLQADTINDDLSSQQVTQKLHISQAALTRFAKKCGFKGYREFIFKYQQQKDTLSAPQQDMNPLTQRVLRSYANVREISQGLIDDEQLERVAQMIDQSERVYFFGTGSSGLVAREMKLRFMRLGVVCEALTDPDGFAWTTSIIDEKCLVFGFSLSGTTPSIIDSLLDAQDMGAKTVLFTSAPNKDTQAFTETILVASQNQASYIQRISAQIPMLIIIDLLYAYFLEIDRESKEKIFNSYWENNRLNGYRRNTRNRKP; via the coding sequence ATGAATAAGCAAGATATCTCTACGATTATCGACCTTCACTTTGAAGAAATGACCGATTTAGAGCAAGAAATTGCCCGCTATTTTCTGCAGGCAGATACCATAAATGATGACTTATCCTCTCAACAAGTCACGCAAAAACTTCATATTTCCCAGGCGGCGCTCACTCGTTTTGCCAAGAAGTGTGGTTTTAAGGGCTATCGAGAATTCATCTTCAAATATCAGCAACAAAAAGACACTCTTTCTGCTCCTCAACAGGATATGAATCCTTTGACTCAACGAGTTCTCAGAAGTTATGCAAATGTGCGAGAAATTTCTCAAGGATTGATTGACGATGAGCAGTTGGAACGTGTAGCTCAGATGATTGACCAATCAGAACGCGTGTATTTTTTCGGAACAGGAAGTTCTGGTTTAGTTGCACGTGAGATGAAGCTACGTTTTATGAGATTGGGTGTCGTCTGTGAAGCCTTAACCGATCCAGACGGTTTTGCCTGGACGACTAGTATCATTGATGAAAAATGTTTGGTCTTTGGTTTTTCCCTCTCAGGAACAACACCGTCTATCATAGACAGTTTATTAGATGCCCAGGACATGGGAGCCAAGACGGTTCTATTTACAAGTGCACCGAATAAGGATACTCAAGCATTTACAGAAACCATTTTGGTCGCAAGTCAAAACCAAGCCTCTTATATTCAACGAATTTCTGCTCAGATTCCAATGCTGATTATCATTGATTTACTCTACGCTTATTTCCTAGAGATTGATCGCGAAAGTAAAGAAAAAATCTTTAATAGCTATTGGGAAAATAATAGACTGAATGGTTATCGTAGAAATACAAGAAATAGAAAGCCCTGA
- the pbp2b gene encoding penicillin-binding protein PBP2B, which yields MRKFNSHSIPTRLNLLFAIVILLFLAIIGRLLYMQVLHKDFYENKLASASQTRVTMGSARGEIYDAAGKPLVQNTVKQVVSFTRSNKMTAADLKDISKKLLDYVTVTSPELTDRQMADYYLADTEVYKKTVEALPKDKRYDSDGNQLSESELYNNAAESIAANQLNYSDDEKKAIYLFSQLNSVENFATGNIQTDPLTDTQVALIASASKKLPGISISTSWDRKVLETSLSSIVGTVSSEKSGLPAEEVDAYLKKGYSLNDRVGTSYLEKQYEEVLQGKRTIKEIHLDKHGDMESVENIEEGSKGKNIKLTIDLTFQDSVDSLLKSYFNSELANGGAKYSEGVYAVALNPKTGAVLAMSGMKHNLETGELTPDSLGTVTNVFVPGSVVKAATISSGWENGVLSGNQTLTDQPIVFQGSAPINSWYTPYYGSFPVTAVEALEYSSNAYMVQTALGMMGQTYQPNMTVKTNQLESAMGKLRATFSEYGLGASTGIDLPDESTGFIPQKFDLANYLTNAFGQFDNYTPMQLAQYVATIANNGVRLAPHIVEGIYDNNDKGGLGELIQAIDTKEINKVNISESDMAILHQGFYQVSHGTSPLTTGRAFLDGATVSISGKTGTAESYVAGGQEANNTNAVAYAPTENPQIAVAVVFPHNTNLTKNVGPAIARDIINLYNQHHPMN from the coding sequence ATGAGAAAATTCAATAGCCACTCGATACCGACACGGCTTAATTTGTTATTTGCAATCGTTATCTTGCTCTTTTTAGCAATTATTGGTCGTTTGCTTTATATGCAAGTTCTTCATAAGGATTTTTACGAAAACAAACTAGCTTCTGCTAGTCAAACTCGTGTAACTATGGGTTCTGCTCGTGGAGAAATCTATGACGCGGCAGGAAAGCCTTTGGTTCAAAATACCGTTAAGCAAGTTGTTTCCTTCACACGAAGCAACAAGATGACTGCAGCTGATCTAAAAGACATTTCTAAAAAATTGTTGGACTACGTAACAGTTACTTCTCCAGAGTTGACTGACCGTCAAATGGCTGACTACTATTTGGCTGATACCGAAGTTTATAAGAAGACAGTCGAAGCTCTTCCAAAAGATAAACGGTATGATTCAGATGGCAATCAACTTTCTGAATCTGAACTCTATAATAATGCTGCTGAGAGTATTGCAGCGAATCAGCTGAACTATTCTGATGATGAAAAGAAGGCAATCTACCTCTTTAGCCAACTCAATTCAGTAGAAAATTTTGCGACGGGGAATATCCAAACCGATCCTTTGACGGATACGCAGGTAGCTCTGATTGCATCTGCTTCTAAGAAATTGCCAGGTATTTCTATCTCTACTTCATGGGATCGAAAGGTTTTAGAAACCTCACTTTCATCTATTGTTGGAACTGTTTCTAGTGAAAAATCCGGACTTCCAGCAGAAGAAGTGGATGCGTATTTGAAAAAAGGTTACTCGCTTAATGACCGTGTCGGGACTTCTTACCTTGAAAAACAATACGAAGAAGTCTTGCAAGGTAAACGGACGATCAAGGAAATCCATTTGGACAAGCACGGAGATATGGAGAGCGTAGAGAATATCGAAGAAGGTAGCAAGGGTAAAAACATCAAATTAACCATTGATTTGACCTTCCAAGATAGTGTTGATAGCCTCTTGAAGAGTTATTTCAATTCTGAACTTGCAAATGGTGGTGCTAAATACTCAGAAGGCGTTTATGCAGTAGCCCTTAATCCTAAGACAGGTGCTGTATTGGCAATGTCAGGGATGAAGCATAATCTGGAGACTGGTGAATTGACACCAGACTCACTAGGGACAGTGACCAATGTTTTTGTACCAGGGTCTGTCGTTAAGGCGGCAACCATCAGTTCCGGTTGGGAAAATGGGGTCTTGTCAGGCAACCAAACCTTGACAGACCAACCAATCGTTTTCCAAGGTTCTGCTCCTATCAATTCGTGGTATACCCCTTATTACGGTTCCTTCCCGGTTACAGCCGTTGAGGCTCTAGAATATTCATCTAATGCCTACATGGTTCAAACTGCGCTAGGAATGATGGGTCAGACCTATCAACCAAATATGACAGTCAAAACCAACCAACTTGAGTCTGCCATGGGAAAACTACGCGCGACTTTTAGTGAGTATGGTTTGGGTGCTTCTACAGGTATTGACTTGCCAGATGAATCGACAGGATTTATCCCCCAAAAATTTGACTTGGCTAATTATTTAACTAATGCTTTTGGCCAGTTTGATAACTACACACCGATGCAATTAGCCCAGTACGTTGCAACTATTGCTAACAATGGTGTTCGTCTAGCTCCACATATTGTCGAGGGAATATACGACAACAATGATAAGGGTGGCCTTGGGGAATTAATCCAAGCAATAGATACCAAGGAAATCAACAAGGTCAATATTTCTGAATCAGATATGGCAATCTTGCACCAAGGATTTTACCAAGTATCGCATGGAACTAGTCCCCTTACGACAGGACGGGCGTTTTTAGATGGCGCCACTGTTTCTATCAGTGGTAAGACCGGTACAGCTGAAAGCTATGTAGCTGGTGGTCAAGAAGCTAATAATACCAATGCCGTGGCCTATGCTCCAACAGAAAATCCTCAAATTGCAGTTGCAGTAGTCTTTCCTCATAATACCAATTTAACCAAAAATGTTGGGCCAGCAATTGCTCGCGACATTATCAATCTATACAACCAACACCATCCAATGAACTAG
- the recR gene encoding recombination mediator RecR, giving the protein MLYPTPIAKLIDSYSKLPGIGIKTATRLAFYTIGMPDDDVNEFAKNLLAAKRELTYCSICGRLTDEDPCSICTDSSRDQSTILVLEDSRDVAAMENIQEYHGLYHVLHGLISPMNGISPDDINLKSLMTRLMESEVSEVIVATNATADGEATSMYISRLLKPAGIKVTRLARGLAVGADIEYADEVTLLRAIENRTEL; this is encoded by the coding sequence ATGCTTTACCCAACACCTATAGCTAAGCTGATTGACAGTTATTCTAAACTTCCAGGTATCGGGATTAAGACAGCGACCCGACTGGCCTTTTATACCATTGGGATGCCGGATGACGATGTCAATGAATTTGCAAAAAATCTCCTTGCAGCCAAGCGAGAATTGACTTATTGCTCTATTTGTGGACGTTTGACAGACGAGGATCCATGTTCTATCTGTACGGATTCTAGCCGTGATCAGTCTACGATTCTGGTTCTGGAGGATAGCCGCGATGTCGCTGCCATGGAAAATATCCAGGAATACCACGGGCTTTACCATGTTTTACACGGTTTGATTTCCCCTATGAATGGGATTAGTCCCGATGATATCAATCTGAAAAGTCTCATGACTCGCCTCATGGAGAGTGAAGTTTCTGAGGTCATCGTGGCCACCAATGCGACTGCTGATGGTGAAGCAACTTCCATGTATATCTCTCGACTACTTAAACCCGCAGGGATCAAGGTTACTCGCCTGGCACGAGGCCTAGCAGTCGGAGCAGATATCGAATATGCTGACGAAGTAACACTCCTAAGAGCTATTGAAAACCGTACCGAACTTTAG